taacacagtgctcacaaaagggtagtgacacttttgtaagtcccggcagcagcttccgttctgagagaattttcaatcctcgttctgacatatgcccgagctttctatgccataacactgttaattcttctcctgaaccaattgatgcaacagctagttctgcctctttgtgtgtttctcccaaaagaacatacagatttgcagcaactttttccgccttcataaccacaagcgcgcctttcactattttcatgatcccgttctcgatccgagttttgcacccgatgtcatccaattgccccaaggacaaaagatttttcgtcagtcctttcacatgtcgtacatcctgtatggtgcgaatggtgccatcaaacattttaattttgatagtaccgaccccagcgatttccaaggcatgatcatttcccatgaatacagatcctcctgagattggttcataatgatcaaaccattctctccgagacgtcatatgccacgtcgctcctgaatccattatccatgtgtcacaaaatttgtgcctGCCTTCCGCAACTGTtgctgcttcgctgaataatatttcaccactgcctgaagtactggccacatttccttgagaacttttatcgatactcgtacactctctcttgaagtgccctttaccgccacatttaaagcagtaaatatttttcttcttacttcttgactttgatctacctcgtctttggctcccactggagtcacggtccataaatcttcctcttatcatcggtaacGCCTCTGCCTGCTTCGAGGATACCAActtatcttccttattcttgcgccggttttcttctccgagaaccgcagttaagacatcgtcgaatcttagaaagcccatcagaatattgttggtaatgttgatgataagttgatcgtatgaatctggtagactttgaagtagaagctccgcacgttcattttcccctattttatgccccatggaagtgagttgggcaaatagagtatttagtgtgttgatatggtcggtcatcgatgaagattccgccatccgaagagtataaagccttctctttaggaaaatcatgttgtgtagcgacttgacctcgtacatctttgtcagagtatcccagataactttggctgtttttatctcagagatacttgacaaaacttcgtcagctatagccaagtgtaaattggcaacagcattatcattcatctcattccactttccatcatctgcaatctccaccggtctatctccaatagccgccaagcaattctcctttcttaaaactgcttgtatctttattttccacaacataaaattgcttccgttgaactttgctatctcgtaGCTTCCCgtcattatgtctacaacaattttagtagaccggacaaaataatcccgccttaaataaaaaatctcaaaaaatcttttctgatgtggaagatcagtctaggctgcaaccacagagcatactcagaatcttaagaaattttaaaccaaggctctgataccacttgttggtcccacgtgcggaatttgagataataaaagccgaaaataaagaataaactggacaccgagatttacgtggaaaacccctaaaaattattagggtaaaaaccacgggcaagatgaaaagaatttccactataatattttgttgtgtgcaactcactcactgtgtttccaaagagaacacatactctcttaatacaggagaacaaaacacctcacaaatattatagaactaagcactcaaatgcttataagatgagagaaaactcgaagaagggatgatttcagaatgaatgggggagctctatttatagagccccctGACCGTGTGAAGACGTCTTCCATCTTTCCACGAAACCTTTGAGCAGCCcacgtttttttttcttttgctgCCACTTGTGCATTTAATGCACCTACCGACAGCTAGTAAATTTTACTGTTTATTTTTTCCGGGTTTTGGAAATTCTTGTGTATTTGACATGTTGCGAATTCTACTACCTGCTCGTTATTGTTTTACTGGATACAGGGGCAATGGAAAATATTTGTTAAAATTCCGGTAGCCTCATTTCTTGATATTTGGAACATTAAGTGAATTAATGCAACTTTTGGGTTTTGTTAACCAATTATCGTGCTTGTTCTTTTTGTGTCTATCCTGTTATATTTTTCTCCGCCTTTCTGTGCTTAGACTTTTTATGTCGTATGATAGGTGCCTATGATGAGTATAAGCAGGCAAACGGATCAGAAGGTTCAAGACCAAAAATGATTCGCGAGCTGGTTTTGCACACAATTTTAGCTGGCTTTTTTGGATTTAAGTTTCTAGAAACAACCTACGCAGACAGCGATGAGGTTGGAATATTGAGCATTTCTTCTacatttctttgtttttttctcCTTTATTGATTATATTTGTTATGAAATATGAACTTGTTTGATTTGCAGGGAGCTTCTACTGCTCCTCCCCCACCTGAATCTCCTCCTATGTCAAGCCATAATCACCTGGAGGAAATTGCCAAGAGAGAAAAACTTCGTCTGGTGGAACTGCTCAAGAGCAAGGGAGGCCAATATGGTTCTTATCCTCGTTTTACTGTTGCTGTTAAGGGAGAAAAGGTTAGTAGGCTGTTCTCTGCATATATATGTTGCCTGCAAAAAACCAAATTATACTTTTACGGACTagctatttaacattttaaggTTGGAAGGGCCTAATAGATGAATTTTGTCAGGTGACTTTCAAGTTCCAAGTTCCTCCTTCCTGTGAGATTCCACTTCTAATCTCAATTCTTGTTACTCGTCTTGGAGTCAAGGCCAACGGTGGTGTTggatcagatatgatattgcAAGCTTGGGACAGGTTTTGATGTGTTAACTTTTCAGCTATCATAATTGCTAATAATTTTGATTTCTGTTTGCAGTGATGCAGTCTCTTTGCATGCTAATAGTTATGACCAATTTTTGACAGCGGTGTTGCTTGGCAATTAACTCTCAGTCGCCCGAACTATAAAAAGGGAACTGTTGGTGACGAAGTTCAGGCTAATGATACAAATGCAAGCGATAATGATGGAGAGCTACGCATTCTTATTTTTCGTCCACACGCGAGCTCCGACAAAGCTGTCAGTTTTAAGTAGTCAGATAGCTATTACAAGATTTGTGTAGCAGTTTAACTTCGATTTTGGTTTGCTAGCCAAATAGTTTTTTGTGTGTGCATCAGTTGATGCTAAGTTTATATGTTTGGTAACTTCCCTTGTGCAGGAATTTGAGTTcttgaagcagggaagttttaCACTTGAGGAACTTGATGCTTTGGCATCTGCTTTGCAGTTAGCAGGACAACAAAAAAGCTTGGAAGTAAGGCCGAGGGGAAATGTTGTTCCGACATTTGACAAAACAATCTCTAGTCTTGAAGCCATGGGGGTCAAAATATATGGACTTTCACAGCCAAATATAGAGCACACCAATGTTGATATATCATGGGACAATATTGCCGGCTATGATAATCAAAAGCGGTATAAAAAGTGACCCTAGTTTTAGTACGTGAATCTTTGGTGCTTGAATGGATTCTATATATGTAACTCTATATGGAGATGTATAGATGCATGAAAAGGCAATGTTAATTTCATTTATGTTGTAATTCTTTGCTTGAAGttttaagtacaaaatttacCTCTGCTGAGCTAGCAATGCGAGAACGTATATTAGCTGGCATGTTTTAATTCAATTTGTTTCCTTCTGACTTCACACTTGATCTTCTTTGTTGACTTCAAATATTATGAATATGAGATGAAATGATGTGGTTTTTATATCTCTCCTACATTACCATTTACTTTTGATGTTGAAGGGAGATAGAAGATACAATCTTACTGGCTCTCAAGAGGCCAGAAGTGTACGATGATATTGCTCGAGGCACTCGCTGTAAGTTTGAGACCAACAGACCTCGTGCAGTTCTTTTTGAAGGCCCGCCAGGTTTTTTATCTTGATATCTTAATTGGATACAGTTTAGATATTTTCTTGCCCTAAAATGTCATTGGTATCGTGCATACTTTTGCATAATCGATGTCGTAGTGGTTGAAGGTTTACCAGTGCCTTGGGTCCTAGGTGTAAAGGGCCAGAGGAGTAGTACATTGAGTTGAAGGCTGTGTTCACTGATGTATAATATCATTATAAACTCTAGATATATGAAAAAGAAATGTCATATAGCATCAAATATCTTACTTCAATGTGTTTTCCAGAAGCTAAAAGGTTCGAAATGCTGGGAAGGCATGCGTCTTACTTGAAAAATCTACAGTGGATGTAAGTTAGAAGTTGCTTACCTATTGCTTTTGGTTTCAGGTACAGGGAAAACATCTTGTGCTCGTGTAATTGCTAATCAAGCAGTACGAcattttattcattttaaagCTTATGCCGAATTCTTTTACGTGTATTCTTTTCGCACGACTGTGTGTATTTGCTTTCGATTATATCACGTCTCTGTGTTTGATGGATTGAGTGATTTATACCTGATATTTGTGATTTTCTAAGTTAATTTTCCCTACTATCTGAAAATGATGCAGTCTTGGATtaagttttttttaatcttAATGATGAGTATGCTCTGTCCCTTGCAAGGGTGTCCCATTGTTATACGTTCCACTGGAGGTTATAATGTCCAAGTATTACGGCGAAAGCGAACGCTTAATGggaaaagtattttcacttgcTAAGGAAATCCCAAACGGTGCCATCATTTTTCTAGATGAAGTAAGTTATACGATAAAAAGATTGTGGAGTTGACCTTTTATTTCTCTGGCTGTGATTTGCcatcattattttatttttgtcgtTGGCTAAATTGCAGGTTGACTCTGTGGCTACTGCCCGTGATAGTGAAACACACGAAGCCACACGTAGACTTTTATCTGTATTGCTGCGGCAGGTAGTTACAAGTTGGAACTATGGTATTTGTCAAAAAAGTATGTTTGGAACTGCAATGCTTAACTGTCACGATTTCATGCGCTGGTTGAATTATTTCACATAAATCCTTATGGGGCTGTTAGAATACTGGTTAATGGGCACAGATGAAGAAATACATCAGAAATAATGATCGATCAAACACAACAATAGTCCTATAATATATTCGCGGAGATATTCTCTGTACAAGCAATGAAGTTACTCCCCCTAGCCACTGCTAATATTCACCAAACAAGACGGATAAAATAACTGAATGACCTCCTAATCTCACTCCTCCCTCTCATTTTATTTTTCACTCCCCCATTTCTAGATTCTTCTAAGACTCAAATAAGCCCCAACATTTTAGAgcccataataatattaagtcTGTAACAGGGGCGCTGTTTCTTACTGTTAATTGCTGCACCAAAATCATCTCATTAGCACGCGAttgaataaattttattttagtttctATGTATTTGGATGCCTAGTATCGGATGAGCCAAATTTTCTTCTCCATTTGGAATTATTTCCCGATCAACAATCACACAAACTTCATCACTCGTGTACAAGGTGGATAACTAAAAATCTATATACAATCAAATACAATTGGCATGAACTTCCAGGCTTGCTTCGAAACTGCAAAGTAATATTATAGCTACACGCAAATGGTGATGTATAAACTTAGATTCTACGTGTACTATCTACTATCTCCCTGTACAGAACTGTGGGCTTGTGGCCCATGTCAATTGATTTGGCGTGGTCCGAGGCCACACAGATCTTATAAGAGGCCATACAGATCTTATTACTCAACCCTGTCTCTGGTATTGTTGAAATGGAAAAGAAACATAGAACAAAAGCTCAACATATTTCTCATACATTTTCATGTAATTCAAATTATCCATTTTGGCATaattacacaaatttttgtagATTGATGGATTTGAGCAGGACAAGGAAGTCGTTGTTGTTGCTGCAACTAATAGAAAGCAAGACCTTGATCCTGCTTTGTTGAGGTGATGAAATATTTCATGCTCTTTTGTCTTCTGATATCAGACACTTTAATCGTTACATGGTTCTGTTTGTCTCTTGCAGTCGATTTGATTCAATGATTGCTTTTGGCTTACCTGATCACCAGACTCGTCAAGAAATAGCATCTCAGTACGCAAAGCACCTGACAAAATCTGATTTAGCTGAACTGGCTTCAGCTACTGCTGAGTGAGTCAAATTGATTCCCTAAACTCCAGAGTGTTCAGATTGAAAATTTTGGAGTGGAGAATGTTCGATCAATAGAAACAAATTCCTAAAACCTGTTTGGAAGGTTTTGATCTGTTTTACTGATGTCAAACTGTGACAAATGTTTGGGATAGCAATTACCAGCACCACAGATTTGAAATCCTCCTAATGTTGAACTCATTCATATGTCCAAAATATATAAGTTGTTAAACTAATCCCTATTAACAAATGCAGAATGTCCGGCCGGGATATAAGGGACGTGTGCCAACAAGCAGAGAGGCATTGGGCGTCGAAGGTACTGTGAAATCCCTGAGTTTTTTTTCAGTCTTTGTTTTCTGCTCCTTGAATCAAACACTAATCCATCAAAAATCTAAAATCAAATAGATTATTCGAGCTCAAAAAGATGAACACGACGGTTCCCTTCCTCCACTCGAAGAATACATCGAAAGTGCGCTGAAACGGCAAGCTGCTATATCTGGTGCTGCTGCTCAGAGTCGAAAACAACATTCCCCTCTTTCAAAGAAGCCCCAGTTTGATTTTCTATGAAGTCTTTACTCAACAACAGACTCGAAAtcgttgatatatatatgtatatatttaacCACCCGTAGAatttattaaaagattttgaaaatttatacGAGTAGTTTATATAAAATGATACAAGTAATATAGCatgttggttttttttttacgtAGCACATAGATATGGTTAAGTTCGGATTTTGTGGAAGGTAAAGCAATTTGTCTGGATGCCTGTATGTTAATCTTATTGTAATCCATTCGAAATGGTACAAAATTGCCGATATGGTATTTAAAATCCGCTTTGCATTTCTTTAAATCTTACATTTGAAAACATACAAATCTCGCTGAGAACATTCAAGCGAAGTTTTAAATACATTTTTAGGGTTGAATCGAACAATTAAAttagtttatgatttaaatcTTATTATAGCGAATGACATTTCGACTTGGCCGTAATTCCAAATATTTGCCAAAAATCTATTAACAATGCCTAACAAAGTATCAAGCTTGAATTTTGTGAATAGAAAATATGGGTGTTTGGGTAGCTCCTTCATCATGCAGCACCACAATGtaaaatttatttctaattTATTTGTAATATCATCCATTAATAGAAAGAGTAAATGTTTGTGAACCTCAGATGCTTCGAGTTGTCCCACTCGAAATCGCAGTCGGACGAGTAAGGTTACTGTCGGATCAGGTTGGTGTACAAAACGACCACCTGAATCGTCGGGTTGGTTTTATGAATAAACAACTGAATAAATGAAATCGCGTTTTACTAATGTCACCTTATTTATACATTTAGAATCACTAGCATGAtgtacgtgcgttgcacgtaatttcaattatattataaaaattaaaaaaatatgattttataaaaaaaaatagaatcattttgttatttatctgagcttaatttcttatcatattagacgatttataaaaatttatataagttactttcaaaattgtttcccatattaaaattcaagcagttgattttatgttatataataaattgtaatgaacataatatataaaataaaatgaactgaaacaaatttttttaaaaaaaattttatattcAAACACAACGTAAAAATTAaataacctaaaaatcaaccaaattatgtattttaccaatgtataaatcataatctaCAAAAGCGAAGCGTACTAAAgacaaataattatcaatttaaaatcaatATGACTAACTCTTAAAaacaatattaataaaaatgaaatagtaatattgatagtaaaataactcataatatttaatttaacctcctaaattttttttttattttgtatttttacaATTCTATATATCATGGATCCTAAATTCTAATATCGATCTTTCGTAAACTAACATTGATGACTGTTAATTTCTTgttaaataagttttaaaataataaataaatcaatatatgtaAAAAAAACGGACATTCAGATAAGATTATAtggtaaatatcaaataaactcatataataattattaaatatagatTTGAAACTATATGATTTTAaccattaaaatttgaaatataacaaaAGAAACATGTAGAGAGAATTAAAAGGATAAAACATATAAATGTAGTATAAAGATGAGTTATTTGGTAAAATTAATATAGGAGTTACATTCTAATCTTGAAGTCATGTGTAtagaaggttaattttgtcattgcaCAATTGGAAAACAATGTCTTtcatccacacttttataggtatatatatagataaaacatgaaatattttgagaatcgccccatttttctttacgcttggCTTCAAATGATAAAAGCCCGAATGCCTGGAAAATGGAAAAGTTCACATGTCCAACTCAACAAGACAaccatataaaaaaatatagtgtacatattatatagtaaatctCCACCGGAAAGCTCATCAGTTGTCTCAAATTCATCTTTTAATACAATAAGGATATGTTTGGTGTGTAGGATATAATAATTACTTGGATTGACGACAAAACTCAAGGAAATGATATATAATGTGTTGTGATAAAATATGttttgtttggtaagattttaatGAGTATgataaattttacattttttgttgttgagaCAAAAATACCTTAAACTAGTATTGATGACAATTTGgtatataaaaatgatatttgtaGCATAATTTTTCTAGGTAATTACCAACATCTAAGTGTCACAAATTAAGGAAAaagacaaaaagaaaaaaaaatcttctTGATAATTGAGATAGCAATAGATGAAAGATCCCATTAATATAAGCAACTATATGTTAATTCAACGATCTCAAATCTCAATATATTCGAAGTTCTAAGTTCTATATGTTATTATTGTAGATGATATTTCTTCTAGTGCTTCTTTGTTGTTCTTTCTTACTAAATTACTATTTCTGCCGCACATTTTATCAAGTCTTAGTATCACGGTTATCACTAGTTATTCACCAAGTGTTTTTGCAGTCTATATTATTATTGTAAAGATGAATATTTCTTCTAGTTCTTCTTTTGTTGGTTTTTCTTACTAAATTACTCTTTGTGTGTGCCAGACATTTTATCAAGTCTTTAATCCAGGGTTTTTACCTGGGATTGTTCTGAAGATTTTCCTCATTGTGCTGCCATCCATATTGATGATAATATCCAAATTTGAAGGATTTCTGTCCATTTCATCCCTGGAGAGGAGATCAGCATTGAGACATTATATCTTCAACTTTGTGATCGTTTTCCTTGTGAGCGTGACAGCAGGAACAGCTTTTCAACAACTTAATAGCTTTCTTCATCAGTCTGCCAACGagtaaattatttaaacattCATGCCATAATGGTTTTGTGAATACTCGACTCGATCATGTATGTGATTTGTGGTTCTTCTCGCAGAATTCCTAAAACAATTGGTGTTGCAATTCCTATGAAAGTAACTTTCTTCATCACTTATATAATGATAGATGGATGGGCTGGTGTAGCGGGAGATATCTTGAGACTGAAACCTCTGATATTCTTTCATCTGAGGAACTTTGTTTGAGTAAAAACTGAAAAGGTTAGAGAGGAGGCAATGGATCCAAGGAGCGTTGGCTTTAATACTGGTGAACCACAGATACAATTATATTTTCTTCTAGGCCTTGTTTATGCTGTTGTGACACCAGTTCTGCTTCCATTTATATTGGTTTTCTTTGTGCTGGCTTATGTCGTATTCTGCCATCAGGTAGAATtgaatctctctctctcttctgTAACTGCTTAAAACTTATTTGATCGGTCGCAAAAATGAACCGCCTTGCACAGGAGGAGGAGCACTCTAAGGCAATAATTCCAATATCAAGTCTCTCCTCCCTAATATATTAAGCATTTAGACCAGGTCGTTCCATGGTCATTTTTCTTAGATGCAAGTGTTCTAGTGCCTACAAAACGCCAGTCTCGAAGAAATACACCAGCACCAAGCAAAACAAGCAGTACTTCCTCGTTGGATTGTCCCTGATAACTCACATTCTATCTTATATTTGTACATGGTACTAACTAGCGTGGTGGCTTAGAAAGTGATTCTGTGAATTAGAAGAGGAAGTGGGAGAAAACGCAATTTTGGTATAAGATGCTAGGCTAAGAATTGCTTGTGGTTTTTCCAACATTTGACTCAGAACAGTCATTTTGGAAGATGATGTATATTGATTGCTTCATTAGGCATGGCACATCCATCAAAACTGAAGTTGATGGATATGCACTGAAAAACTTAAATTCCACATGATGTAGATTTACGTCTTTCTTGATTAAGAAATGGCTGTGGTCCTgatataaacacacacacacacacacacaaatagaagaaaaagaaaCGGTTGTGGTCCGACGACTTTGATTTGAACTTCACACATTTGCGTCTTTATCTTCAAAAAAATGAGGTCTGTTTTGCAAATCGAAATATTCTATTTTCTTTACTATTAATTCAAGTTAGAAAGGTTGGTCAGGTGAGTTAACCCAAATTGTCGAATATTTTATCCCAAGGAATATCATAATTTGGGAAGGAAACTGATCGATTAGCAAGATTTTTGCCGTGTAGTGACCGAATTCTAGGGGCAAGAATCAACCGAACTTTGGGGCAGATCACGCAGAATGTTTGCAGCCCCTAATAGCTGAAATTAAGGGTGATTTGAGCTTTGAAAAAATCTGCATATTCGTCCTCTCACCCTATAAATACATGTTCTATGCTGAAAGGAAACACACCATAATTCACAAGCAAATTCCTCAAATTTCAAGTCCTTAGGCTGTAGATTTTCGTTTTATGTAATAGACTCGTTTTTTGGTCATTTGATGTACCACGAGGGTTATTGTTACAACATTAAATTGCTCAACAAAGTGATGACGAGTCAAGGCCTCGGGGCATGACATGGTATACCAAAATTGTTACAAGTTGATACGGTGTTCGGCTGAAATTTACAGCACCAAGCCGAAAAGCCAACTGAAGTGACTAGATTGGGGGCTGTTTATTGAAGTTTTCAATAATTTTCCATTCACCAAGCAACCC
This Primulina eburnea isolate SZY01 chromosome 2, ASM2296580v1, whole genome shotgun sequence DNA region includes the following protein-coding sequences:
- the LOC140822226 gene encoding uncharacterized protein, which encodes MKRLGLALRTWRMIASVETLNPAPSLSQSPRFTPLLYNGAYDEYKQANGSEGSRPKMIRELVLHTILAGFFGFKFLETTYADSDEGASTAPPPPESPPMSSHNHLEEIAKREKLRLVELLKSKGGQYGSYPRFTVAVKGEKVTFKFQVPPSCEIPLLISILVTRLGVKANGGVGSDMILQAWDSGVAWQLTLSRPNYKKGTVGDEVQANDTNASDNDGELRILIFRPHASSDKAEFEFLKQGSFTLEELDALASALQLAGQQKSLEVRPRGNVVPTFDKTISSLEAMGVKIYGLSQPNIEHTNVDISWDNIAGYDNQKREIEDTILLALKRPEVYDDIARGTRCKFETNRPRAVLFEGPPGTGKTSCARVIANQAGVPLLYVPLEVIMSKYYGESERLMGKVFSLAKEIPNGAIIFLDEVDSVATARDSETHEATRRLLSVLLRQIDGFEQDKEVVVVAATNRKQDLDPALLSRFDSMIAFGLPDHQTRQEIASQYAKHLTKSDLAELASATAEMSGRDIRDVCQQAERHWASKIIRAQKDEHDGSLPPLEEYIESALKRQAAISGAAAQSRKQHSPLSKKPQFDFL